In Helicobacter ibis, a genomic segment contains:
- a CDS encoding sulfate adenylyltransferase, which translates to MEYLKRNKSIFIDKEAIFALLLCQEGLLYPVTHLMNEAEMNEVDSTGLYKQKSFPFSFILAPSGRRNEEVIKNAKEGEIINIICERKVYGYIKTSQTFKINKQERLFKIMSGDIYSPKAKQILHRLGNYAICGDYEIIISQDDIFHDRISKSKIPLLKKSLKIKKATSMVLNASPVTRIHEQIFRLILDNNELLVLMLLREQNEEFLDFEIRKKCLEYVIENFLPKNKVLIVPLDDIYLFAGAHGIILESIISQNMGCDKIMIGQNYPNLTLYYDNQKIHSIFDTAKDIKIKVKIVNEFFYCNECYGIVSNKTCPHGQHHHITYDSGFIQGMLKSGLIPPTLLVRKEVSAKILSHIFPDRFSSFIKKYSALFANRGIIEDINEEDFYIKIADLYKMDNLN; encoded by the coding sequence ATGGAATATCTAAAAAGAAATAAGTCTATTTTTATTGATAAAGAAGCAATTTTTGCACTATTATTGTGTCAAGAGGGATTGCTATATCCAGTAACACACTTAATGAATGAAGCTGAAATGAATGAAGTTGATAGCACTGGATTATACAAACAAAAAAGCTTTCCATTTTCGTTTATATTAGCACCATCTGGAAGAAGAAATGAAGAAGTAATAAAAAATGCAAAAGAAGGCGAAATTATCAACATAATATGCGAACGCAAAGTATATGGATACATAAAAACAAGTCAAACTTTCAAAATCAACAAGCAAGAAAGATTATTTAAAATCATGAGTGGCGATATATACTCACCCAAAGCAAAACAAATCCTGCATAGACTTGGTAATTATGCTATATGCGGGGATTATGAAATCATAATAAGCCAAGACGACATATTTCATGATAGAATCTCAAAATCAAAAATACCGCTACTAAAAAAATCCCTAAAAATAAAAAAAGCAACATCTATGGTGCTAAATGCATCACCAGTTACAAGAATCCATGAACAAATTTTTAGGCTAATCTTAGATAATAATGAATTATTAGTCTTAATGTTACTAAGAGAGCAAAATGAAGAATTCCTTGACTTTGAAATAAGAAAAAAATGCTTAGAATATGTAATAGAAAACTTCCTGCCAAAAAATAAAGTCCTAATAGTTCCACTTGATGATATATATCTATTTGCTGGTGCTCATGGCATTATATTAGAATCTATTATCTCTCAAAATATGGGTTGCGATAAAATAATGATAGGACAAAACTACCCAAACCTAACACTATATTATGACAATCAAAAAATACATTCTATTTTTGACACTGCTAAAGATATAAAGATAAAAGTAAAAATAGTTAATGAGTTTTTCTATTGCAATGAATGCTATGGGATAGTAAGCAATAAAACATGCCCACATGGACAACATCATCATATAACTTATGATTCTGGCTTTATACAAGGTATGCTAAAATCTGGGCTGATACCACCTACTTTACTAGTAAGAAAGGAGGTATCAGCTAAGATTCTAAGTCATATATTCCCCGATAGGTTTAGTTCGTTTATCAAAAAGTATAGTGCATTATTTGCAAATAGAGGAATCATAGAGGATATAAATGAAGAAGATTTCTATATCAAAATTGCAGATTTATACAAAATGGATAATTTAAACTAG
- a CDS encoding response regulator: MKILIIENEVYLAQSISSKLSYFGFNCEVASSTKEALQHDKADIILLSTSISGQNFYPLIENFKDSIIILMIPYINDDTVTKPLKAGASDYIVKPFMIDELIRKIEHYSSYRQLQNEIAFYRDYFCNSLLSANYTINTKVSYPLIIKGISQKIIDICVVNYAIFKKLPISFISLYKNKNYEHALKNLPRQRLTYVIGFETLKREDKEQCIKMLKNTPVILSSLSGDLEGFSNIYEVQTNTEQDYQNDILSVDEYTKTMILKFEDKYTDTELSKRLGMSRKSLWEKRKKYGISKKK; encoded by the coding sequence ATGAAGATTCTGATAATAGAAAATGAAGTTTATCTAGCACAAAGCATATCATCTAAGCTAAGCTATTTTGGGTTTAACTGCGAAGTAGCATCAAGCACAAAAGAGGCATTGCAGCACGATAAGGCGGATATAATTTTACTATCTACTAGCATATCAGGTCAAAACTTCTATCCTCTAATAGAAAACTTCAAAGATTCAATAATAATTTTAATGATACCTTATATAAATGATGACACAGTTACAAAACCACTAAAAGCTGGTGCTAGCGACTATATAGTAAAGCCATTTATGATTGATGAACTAATAAGAAAAATAGAACATTATTCATCATATAGACAATTACAAAATGAAATTGCATTTTATAGAGATTATTTTTGCAATTCTTTATTAAGTGCAAACTACACAATAAACACAAAAGTCTCATATCCGCTAATAATAAAAGGAATCTCACAAAAAATAATAGATATATGTGTAGTAAATTATGCAATCTTTAAAAAACTACCAATTAGCTTTATCTCTCTTTATAAAAACAAAAATTATGAACATGCTCTAAAGAATCTGCCAAGACAACGACTAACCTATGTTATAGGATTTGAAACACTAAAAAGAGAGGATAAAGAACAATGTATAAAAATGCTAAAAAATACTCCTGTAATTCTATCTTCACTTAGTGGCGATTTAGAAGGGTTTAGCAACATTTATGAAGTCCAAACAAACACAGAACAAGACTACCAAAACGATATATTAAGCGTAGACGAATACACAAAAACAATGATATTAAAATTTGAAGACAAATATACAGATACAGAGCTTAGCAAACGACTTGGTATGTCAAGAAAAAGCCTTTGGGAGAAAAGAAAAAAATATGGAATATCTAAAAAGAAATAA
- a CDS encoding bifunctional 2-C-methyl-D-erythritol 4-phosphate cytidylyltransferase/2-C-methyl-D-erythritol 2,4-cyclodiphosphate synthase, protein MYSVALVLLGAGKSSRFKESLQAPKKQWLRIDELPLWLVVAKNIATYYNFNEMIIVGSDDELFYMQKFLDSYSLNFTLIGGGSTRQESLQNAISTIKSEYILVSDIARSNIPKNIFNEILQNIGKHDCVVPYLPINDTAQYNNKYLKREDIKLIQTPQLSKTSKLKEAIKLGLYTDESSAIQANNGEILYIKGDKQSHKITTIEDIHKLTLEPPSKKILVGFGSDIHALREGNEIILGGIKIPCEFEIIAHSDGDIVLHAVSDAILGAIGAGDIGEWFSDTDESYKDADSAILLTKIVEFSINVGYKIRQADIVIFAQKPKLSQHKRDMEKNIANLLNVPLTHINIKATTTEKLGFIGRAEGILVQCNVVLEYFDWKNHLGGIYEDSDNRK, encoded by the coding sequence TTGTATAGCGTTGCATTAGTATTACTTGGTGCTGGGAAGAGTAGCAGATTTAAAGAAAGTCTGCAAGCCCCAAAAAAACAATGGCTTAGAATTGATGAGCTACCATTATGGCTAGTTGTAGCAAAAAATATTGCCACATACTACAATTTCAACGAAATGATAATTGTTGGATCTGATGATGAACTATTTTATATGCAAAAATTTTTAGATTCTTATAGCCTAAACTTCACTCTAATAGGTGGCGGAAGCACAAGACAAGAATCTTTGCAAAATGCAATAAGCACAATAAAGAGTGAATATATATTAGTAAGCGACATCGCAAGAAGCAATATTCCAAAAAATATATTTAATGAAATATTACAAAATATAGGAAAACACGATTGTGTTGTGCCATATTTACCTATAAATGATACTGCACAATACAATAATAAATATCTAAAAAGAGAGGATATAAAACTAATACAAACACCACAACTAAGTAAAACCTCAAAGCTAAAAGAAGCAATCAAACTTGGTTTATACACAGATGAAAGTAGTGCTATCCAAGCAAACAATGGTGAGATTCTATACATAAAAGGAGATAAACAATCTCACAAAATTACAACAATAGAAGATATACATAAATTAACACTAGAACCTCCTAGCAAAAAGATTCTTGTTGGGTTTGGAAGCGATATACATGCTCTAAGAGAGGGTAATGAAATAATCTTAGGTGGAATTAAAATACCATGTGAATTTGAAATAATTGCACATAGCGATGGAGATATTGTATTACATGCTGTTAGCGATGCTATATTAGGTGCTATTGGTGCTGGTGATATTGGAGAGTGGTTTAGTGATACCGACGAATCTTATAAAGATGCAGATTCTGCAATTTTATTAACCAAAATAGTCGAATTTAGTATAAATGTTGGATACAAGATAAGACAAGCGGATATAGTGATATTTGCTCAAAAACCAAAATTATCACAACACAAAAGAGATATGGAAAAAAATATAGCCAATCTCTTAAATGTACCACTAACACACATAAATATAAAAGCAACAACAACAGAAAAATTAGGCTTTATCGGCAGAGCTGAAGGCATATTGGTTCAATGTAATGTGGTATTGGAATATTTTGATTGGAAAAATCATCTAGGGGGTATCTATGAAGATTCTGATAATAGAAAATGA
- a CDS encoding methyl-accepting chemotaxis protein produces MIGKNMSLKAQLGIGFGSILLFMLILTIIGYSKVNFANNTLIQISDVNSVKQRYAINFRGSVHDRAIAVRDVVLLHDEDTQEMQKTIEEIKKLEAFYSESAMKMNEMATMPNMLDDKDKEILQKIIKTKEKTAPIIHKIIELRLSNQTEQAHDLLLELARPYFTEWLAVINEFIDYQEAKNKNLSELASSSIKDYLTLNMILTAIAFILAVLIAGYIARLIVSSLGGEPREAIKAVLSIANGNLNTNIKVQFQNSMLSSMVHMQNKLRDIVSEVSRCSDELGIKANEVSKCSKEAQSSSYRQLDKSEEATKNINSCVITIAQVAQIAQQTEDNSEQTTKLSQQGKVAMLTTIKEIEAITQTVSNSADHIRALEKYSQEISGSAELIKEITDQTNLLALNAAIEAARAGEAGRGFAVVADEIRKLAESTGEATSEITKMIEIIQKETQTAVDAIREAIPQVEKGMRLANEANEILEQINTQAEDSLEKAREVAQSTQEQQDSMQHISSEMTDISTDSKNTSKLMEDSTNAANNLQDISNQLKKHMEYFKI; encoded by the coding sequence ATGATTGGTAAAAATATGTCGCTCAAAGCTCAACTAGGAATTGGATTTGGTTCTATACTATTGTTTATGTTAATACTCACGATAATAGGGTATTCAAAAGTAAATTTTGCTAATAATACGCTTATACAAATAAGTGATGTAAATTCTGTTAAACAAAGATACGCAATCAACTTTCGAGGTAGTGTTCATGATAGAGCCATAGCTGTAAGAGATGTAGTATTACTACATGACGAAGATACACAAGAGATGCAAAAAACAATAGAAGAAATAAAGAAACTAGAAGCTTTCTACAGTGAATCTGCTATGAAAATGAATGAAATGGCAACAATGCCAAATATGCTAGATGACAAAGATAAAGAAATATTGCAAAAAATCATCAAAACAAAAGAAAAAACTGCTCCTATAATTCATAAAATAATAGAACTTAGATTATCAAACCAAACTGAACAAGCACATGATTTATTGCTAGAATTAGCTAGACCATATTTTACTGAATGGCTTGCTGTTATTAATGAGTTCATAGATTATCAAGAAGCTAAAAATAAAAATTTATCAGAGTTGGCTAGTTCTTCTATTAAAGATTATCTAACACTAAATATGATTCTTACCGCAATAGCTTTTATTCTTGCAGTTTTGATTGCTGGATATATTGCAAGATTGATAGTCTCATCTCTAGGTGGTGAGCCAAGAGAAGCTATAAAAGCTGTTCTTAGCATAGCAAATGGAAATCTAAATACAAACATAAAAGTGCAATTCCAAAATAGTATGCTATCAAGCATGGTGCATATGCAAAATAAATTAAGAGACATAGTCTCTGAAGTTTCAAGATGCTCCGATGAACTAGGAATTAAGGCCAATGAAGTGTCAAAATGCTCAAAAGAGGCTCAAAGCTCATCATATAGACAATTAGACAAATCAGAAGAAGCAACAAAAAATATAAATAGCTGTGTAATAACAATTGCTCAAGTAGCACAAATAGCACAACAAACAGAGGATAATTCAGAACAAACTACAAAACTATCGCAACAAGGCAAAGTGGCTATGCTAACCACAATAAAAGAAATAGAAGCAATCACACAAACTGTCTCTAATTCAGCAGACCACATAAGAGCACTAGAAAAATATTCACAAGAAATTAGCGGAAGTGCAGAATTAATCAAAGAAATCACAGATCAAACGAATCTTCTAGCACTAAATGCAGCAATAGAAGCAGCAAGAGCTGGTGAGGCTGGACGAGGATTTGCAGTAGTAGCAGATGAAATAAGAAAACTAGCAGAAAGCACTGGAGAGGCTACTTCTGAAATTACAAAAATGATAGAAATAATCCAAAAAGAAACTCAAACTGCAGTAGACGCAATAAGAGAGGCTATCCCTCAAGTAGAAAAAGGAATGAGGCTAGCAAATGAAGCAAATGAAATCTTAGAGCAAATAAATACTCAAGCTGAAGATTCATTAGAAAAAGCAAGAGAAGTTGCACAATCAACACAAGAACAGCAAGATAGTATGCAACACATATCATCTGAAATGACAGATATTTCAACAGATTCCAAAAATACTTCAAAACTAATGGAAGATTCAACGAATGCAGCTAATAATCTACAAGACATTTCTAATCAACTCAAAAAACACATGGAATACTTTAAAATATAA
- a CDS encoding (Fe-S)-binding protein, with product MHFTSFSYLPTTDSCVKCGKCIPSCTIFSINGDEVTSPRGFIDLLGAYERGNLPLDKNAKNIFESCFLCNTCVSVCPNVLPTDELIENIRYEIAQKFGIARFKKIIFYLLKNRKVMDRILSFGSIFVPILFKTSKDSSCLIPRIKLPFLKNRVIANIQKESFLASNNEEIIKKDSNKKVAIFIGCLANNNYKSVGDSLLFILEKLQINIKIAKSQKCCGAPMYFTGDFHSVDSLIRYNVEYFESFIDEVEAILIPEATCAAMMIEDWERFMKNDEEMKNRIKKLKPKFQMATKYLLDNTNLITMLEQNATTEEITYHDPCHSRKVLGIYKEPRTLLSKAYKIIEMEDSSACCGFGGVTIQSEKFELARKVGSKKAKMIEKTKAKYVSAECSACRMQLTNVIHNEKIDITFLHPLELIAKALRQ from the coding sequence GTGCATTTTACTTCATTTAGCTATTTACCAACTACAGATTCTTGTGTGAAATGTGGAAAGTGCATTCCAAGTTGCACTATATTTAGCATCAACGGCGATGAAGTAACTTCGCCAAGAGGATTTATAGACTTGCTAGGTGCATATGAAAGAGGCAATCTACCATTAGATAAAAATGCAAAAAATATCTTTGAATCTTGCTTTTTGTGTAACACGTGCGTAAGTGTATGCCCAAATGTCCTCCCAACTGATGAACTAATAGAAAATATAAGATATGAAATAGCCCAAAAATTCGGTATAGCAAGATTCAAAAAAATAATATTTTATCTGCTAAAAAATAGAAAAGTAATGGATAGAATATTATCTTTTGGCAGTATTTTTGTGCCAATTTTATTTAAAACATCAAAAGATTCTTCATGTCTAATCCCAAGAATAAAACTTCCTTTCTTAAAAAATAGAGTAATAGCAAACATACAAAAAGAAAGCTTTCTTGCCTCAAATAACGAAGAAATAATCAAAAAAGATTCAAATAAAAAAGTAGCAATTTTTATAGGTTGTCTTGCAAATAATAATTATAAGAGTGTTGGAGATTCGCTACTATTTATATTAGAAAAACTACAAATAAACATCAAAATAGCAAAAAGCCAAAAATGCTGTGGTGCTCCAATGTATTTTACAGGTGATTTTCATAGTGTAGATTCTCTTATTCGATACAATGTAGAATATTTTGAGAGCTTCATAGATGAAGTAGAAGCAATACTTATCCCAGAGGCTACATGTGCTGCTATGATGATAGAGGATTGGGAAAGATTTATGAAAAATGATGAAGAGATGAAAAATAGAATAAAAAAGCTAAAACCAAAATTCCAAATGGCAACCAAATATCTGCTAGATAATACGAATCTAATAACAATGCTAGAACAAAATGCGACAACTGAAGAAATCACATATCATGACCCATGTCATTCAAGAAAGGTTCTAGGAATCTACAAAGAACCAAGAACCTTACTATCAAAAGCATATAAAATAATAGAAATGGAAGATTCTTCTGCTTGTTGTGGATTTGGCGGAGTAACTATACAGAGCGAAAAATTTGAACTTGCAAGAAAAGTTGGTAGCAAAAAAGCCAAAATGATAGAAAAAACTAAAGCAAAATATGTAAGTGCGGAGTGCAGTGCGTGCAGAATGCAACTTACCAATGTAATACATAATGAAAAAATTGATATTACATTTTTACATCCACTAGAATTAATTGCCAAAGCATTAAGACAATAA
- the hemN gene encoding oxygen-independent coproporphyrinogen III oxidase — protein sequence MQEIDFKKFIKYSKAGPRYTSYPTAIEFSEDYKYESYIKDLQNDTSPLSLYIHLPFCRSACYFCGCNVIYTSKDENKQKYIEYLKKELDIIKDSINCTKSVHQLHFGGGTPTFFNAQELECIISMIKSTFTNFSNDAEIACEVDVRYFNEDQMKALKNGGFNRLSFGVQDFDEKVQTAVHRIQPLALVENATNIARKYGIESINFDLIYGLPYQNLKTFKTTLETCIKLDPDRLAIFNYAHVPWIKKTMRKIDETKLPTPDEKLQILENTILFLQSNGYKMIGMDHFAKPNDELFKSIQKGELRRNFQGYSTKGGTQTIGIGITSIGEGLDYYAQNHKDLPSYQKAIDSGKLPFFRGIKLSFDDICRKAVIMNLMSNFKLDFKSIENEFNINFKDYFKESLNNLEELEEAGLISIADNKIEVSPTGTLMIRNIAMAFDSYLNKIEDNKKVFSKTI from the coding sequence GTGCAAGAAATTGATTTTAAAAAATTTATAAAATACTCAAAAGCAGGACCAAGATACACAAGCTATCCAACTGCAATAGAATTTAGCGAAGATTATAAATATGAATCTTATATAAAAGATTTACAAAATGACACAAGCCCATTATCTTTATACATACATTTGCCATTTTGTAGAAGCGCATGTTATTTTTGTGGTTGTAATGTAATTTATACAAGCAAAGATGAAAACAAACAAAAATACATAGAATATTTAAAAAAAGAACTAGATATTATAAAAGATTCCATAAACTGCACCAAGAGTGTTCATCAACTACACTTTGGCGGTGGCACTCCTACATTTTTTAATGCACAAGAATTAGAATGTATTATAAGCATGATAAAAAGCACTTTTACAAACTTCAGCAATGATGCTGAAATCGCATGTGAAGTTGATGTTAGATACTTCAATGAAGATCAAATGAAAGCATTAAAAAATGGCGGATTCAACAGACTTAGCTTTGGAGTGCAAGACTTTGATGAGAAGGTGCAAACTGCAGTTCATAGAATCCAACCATTAGCCTTAGTAGAAAACGCAACAAATATAGCGAGAAAATATGGAATAGAATCTATAAATTTTGATTTGATTTATGGTTTGCCATATCAAAATCTAAAGACTTTTAAAACCACACTAGAGACATGCATAAAATTAGATCCTGATAGACTTGCAATTTTTAACTACGCTCATGTCCCATGGATTAAAAAAACAATGAGAAAAATAGATGAAACCAAGCTTCCAACTCCAGACGAAAAACTACAAATACTAGAAAATACTATTTTGTTCCTACAATCAAACGGATACAAAATGATAGGTATGGATCATTTTGCAAAGCCAAATGATGAACTCTTTAAATCAATACAAAAAGGCGAGCTAAGAAGGAACTTCCAAGGATATAGCACAAAAGGTGGCACACAAACAATAGGAATCGGCATAACTTCAATAGGAGAAGGGCTTGACTATTATGCACAAAACCACAAAGATCTCCCAAGCTATCAAAAAGCAATAGATTCGGGCAAACTACCATTTTTTAGAGGAATAAAGTTAAGCTTTGATGATATATGCAGAAAAGCAGTCATTATGAATCTTATGAGCAACTTTAAACTAGACTTCAAAAGCATAGAAAATGAATTTAACATCAACTTCAAAGATTATTTTAAAGAATCTCTAAATAACTTAGAAGAACTAGAAGAAGCTGGATTAATATCTATAGCAGACAATAAAATAGAAGTAAGTCCAACAGGTACACTAATGATAAGAAATATCGCAATGGCGTTTGATTCATATCTAAATAAAATAGAAGATAATAAAAAAGTATTTAGTAAAACAATATAA
- a CDS encoding DUF2603 domain-containing protein, whose protein sequence is MATSKQLTINKNDYTNIKQQAIKARSNTQKINETIDISTNLAFIKDANDNEFYLLSPQAMESVMRLAKDLEIDKYLFELEKEIHKNTPIDFDDVWCIAIREVKNYKKDPKVIVKNIKKKYPYLFLNFVNLVKDIEL, encoded by the coding sequence TTGGCTACATCAAAACAACTAACAATAAACAAAAATGATTATACAAACATAAAACAACAAGCAATAAAAGCTAGAAGCAATACACAAAAAATAAACGAAACAATAGATATTAGCACGAATCTAGCTTTCATAAAAGACGCCAATGACAATGAATTTTACCTACTATCGCCACAAGCAATGGAATCTGTAATGCGACTAGCAAAGGACTTAGAAATCGATAAATATCTATTTGAGCTCGAAAAAGAGATTCACAAAAATACTCCAATAGATTTTGATGATGTGTGGTGTATAGCTATAAGGGAAGTAAAAAACTACAAAAAAGACCCAAAAGTGATAGTAAAAAACATTAAAAAGAAATATCCATATTTATTTTTAAATTTTGTAAACTTAGTTAAAGACATAGAACTATAA
- the argF gene encoding ornithine carbamoyltransferase has translation MRHFLTLADFNKKEILDILKIAKSLKENTKKGVFSTEMQNKTLAMIFEKNSTRTRVSFEVGIKQLGGNALFLSNNDTQLSRGEPIMDTARVISSMVDMIMLRTFEHSRLEEFAKYSKVPVINGLSDSYHPMQLLADYLTMQECNKDKNPIVCYIGDGNNMAHSWLMLASKLGFELRIASPKNYEVDSNILAKAQEFAQDSGAKLILTNDPKEAIKDCDVINTDTWISMGQENEKEKRIKDFKGFCIDESLMQHAKQDSIFLHCLPAYRGYEVSTEVIEGSNSRVFLEAENRLHAQKGVIIWLHQNN, from the coding sequence ATGAGGCATTTTTTAACTCTAGCAGATTTTAACAAAAAAGAAATTTTAGATATTTTAAAAATAGCAAAATCCCTAAAAGAGAACACAAAAAAGGGCGTATTCTCCACAGAAATGCAAAACAAAACCCTAGCTATGATATTTGAAAAAAACTCAACAAGGACAAGAGTGAGCTTTGAAGTTGGGATAAAGCAACTAGGTGGCAACGCATTATTTTTATCAAACAATGACACACAACTAAGTCGTGGAGAGCCAATAATGGATACTGCTAGGGTAATATCATCAATGGTTGATATGATAATGCTAAGAACATTTGAACATAGTAGATTAGAAGAATTTGCAAAATACTCAAAAGTCCCAGTGATAAATGGGCTAAGCGATAGCTATCACCCAATGCAACTACTAGCAGACTATCTAACAATGCAAGAATGCAACAAAGATAAAAACCCAATAGTATGCTACATAGGCGATGGTAATAATATGGCTCACTCATGGCTTATGTTGGCTTCAAAGTTGGGATTCGAGCTAAGAATCGCCTCTCCTAAAAATTATGAAGTGGATAGTAATATTCTCGCAAAAGCACAAGAGTTTGCGCAAGATTCTGGTGCTAAACTAATCTTAACCAATGACCCAAAAGAAGCAATAAAAGACTGCGATGTGATAAATACAGATACTTGGATATCAATGGGACAAGAAAATGAAAAAGAAAAAAGAATAAAAGACTTTAAAGGATTCTGTATTGATGAATCGCTAATGCAACATGCAAAACAAGATTCGATATTTTTGCATTGTTTGCCTGCTTATAGAGGATATGAAGTTAGCACAGAAGTTATAGAAGGCTCAAATAGCAGAGTATTTTTAGAAGCAGAAAATAGGCTTCACGCACAAAAAGGAGTTATAATTTGGCTACATCAAAACAACTAA
- the hypA gene encoding hydrogenase/urease nickel incorporation protein HypA, with translation MHEFSVVSSLLDNCEKIAISNNATKILSVYVQIGERSGVNPKLLKSAFEEFKIGGICCNAKLFIEYQKVVLECKKCGSVYESKEIEYVKCDICKEESLSIVAGNEMLLMRLEME, from the coding sequence ATGCATGAATTTTCAGTAGTTTCATCTTTGCTTGATAATTGTGAGAAGATTGCAATTTCAAATAATGCTACAAAAATATTATCTGTATATGTTCAAATAGGGGAGAGAAGTGGGGTAAATCCTAAACTGCTAAAAAGCGCATTTGAGGAGTTTAAAATTGGAGGAATATGTTGTAATGCAAAATTATTTATAGAATATCAAAAGGTTGTATTGGAGTGCAAAAAATGTGGCAGTGTGTATGAGAGCAAAGAGATTGAATATGTAAAATGTGACATATGCAAGGAAGAATCTTTAAGCATAGTAGCAGGTAATGAAATGTTGCTTATGCGATTGGAGATGGAATAG